In one Candidatus Binatia bacterium genomic region, the following are encoded:
- a CDS encoding chalcone isomerase family protein, producing the protein MHCKKSIDRGSLRGAVAAAIDETAGRRLELEYFWSIPAAGFADATRKGITRNVDEATYLELEVRIERSNELYRDVEPGDRYAITYMPDVGTELSLNGERLGVIQGEDFASSLFDIWLGEDPLDAPLKNELLGVS; encoded by the coding sequence ATGCACTGCAAGAAATCGATAGATCGGGGTTCTCTTCGCGGCGCCGTCGCCGCGGCGATCGATGAGACCGCCGGCCGCCGGCTGGAGCTCGAGTACTTCTGGTCCATACCCGCGGCGGGATTTGCAGACGCAACACGCAAAGGCATCACCAGAAACGTGGACGAAGCCACGTACCTCGAACTCGAGGTCCGTATCGAGCGCTCGAACGAACTCTACCGCGACGTGGAACCCGGCGACCGATACGCCATCACCTACATGCCGGACGTGGGAACCGAGCTATCTCTCAACGGCGAGCGCCTAGGCGTTATCCAGGGAGAGGATTTCGCATCATCCCTCTTCGACATCTGGCTCGGCGAGGATCCGCTCGACGCGCCTCTGAAAAACGAACTCCTGGGGGTATCATGA
- a CDS encoding 1-acyl-sn-glycerol-3-phosphate acyltransferase, producing the protein MSDRVTRAMRRFVTVPLFILSFLLGLVSLPLLLPLCAAADIVRGSRFAMTRGVVFLVHYFGCETFGILGSGWLWLRFGLTTGRAGPAWVDAHFRLQSWWASTLLTGGRVLLGFCVDVEGSEVVPRGDGPFLLFVRHVSVVDTVLAAHYLSAAHGHRLRYVLKRELLWDPCLDIVGHRLPNCFIEREANISEPEIQRIRGLAQDLGPSDGVLIYPEGTRFTPERRKAVLARIEARGDTVLLARARALENLLPPRLGGSLALLEECPETDVVFCAHEGLEGTMRLTDLLSGSLVGSRVKAAFWRVPAIAIPSSREAKSEWLFNRWEEMDLWIAARLRRRSHPRSAQR; encoded by the coding sequence ATGTCGGATCGCGTAACACGAGCCATGCGCCGGTTCGTGACGGTGCCCCTGTTCATCCTTTCCTTCCTCCTGGGCCTCGTTTCTCTTCCACTCCTCCTCCCGCTGTGCGCCGCCGCAGACATCGTCCGGGGAAGCCGCTTCGCGATGACGCGAGGAGTTGTATTCCTCGTCCACTACTTCGGATGCGAAACCTTCGGCATCCTCGGGAGCGGGTGGTTGTGGCTACGTTTCGGCCTCACGACGGGAAGAGCGGGTCCGGCTTGGGTCGATGCTCATTTTCGCCTGCAATCCTGGTGGGCCTCCACCCTCCTCACCGGGGGCCGCGTCCTGCTCGGGTTCTGCGTCGACGTAGAAGGGAGCGAGGTAGTCCCTCGCGGCGATGGACCCTTTCTTCTTTTCGTTCGTCACGTCAGCGTCGTCGACACAGTGCTGGCAGCCCACTATCTCTCGGCCGCGCATGGTCATCGTCTTCGCTACGTCCTCAAGCGCGAACTCCTATGGGACCCTTGTCTCGACATCGTGGGGCACCGACTCCCCAACTGCTTCATCGAGCGTGAGGCGAATATCAGCGAGCCGGAGATTCAGAGGATTCGCGGACTCGCGCAGGACCTCGGACCAAGCGACGGCGTGCTCATCTATCCGGAAGGAACACGCTTCACACCAGAACGCCGCAAGGCGGTGCTTGCACGGATCGAAGCGCGCGGCGACACGGTTCTTCTCGCGCGCGCCCGCGCACTGGAGAACCTTCTCCCGCCCCGACTCGGCGGCTCTCTCGCCCTGCTCGAGGAATGCCCCGAAACCGATGTCGTCTTCTGCGCGCACGAGGGACTCGAGGGCACCATGCGCCTCACCGATCTCCTCTCGGGGAGTCTCGTCGGGAGTCGCGTGAAGGCGGCCTTCTGGCGCGTGCCGGCCATCGCAATCCCAAGCAGCCGTGAGGCGAAGTCCGAATGGCTCTTCAACCGATGGGAAGAGATGGATCTCTGGATCGCCGCGCGTCTACGAAGACGAAGCCATCCTCGGTCAGCGCAGCGCTGA